A window of the Streptomyces griseochromogenes genome harbors these coding sequences:
- a CDS encoding FAD-dependent monooxygenase produces MHDVVIVGAGPVGLFLACELGLAGCSVLVLEREPGPHSPFKAEPLGMRGLSAASVEAFYRRGMLHQVLTASGVHDDPGADPDADEPSAPRHGGHFAGMVLDPAKVDVAALPYRLSSPAPQGLLTYLESVEAVLSEQASKLGVEIKRGVTVSAIAQNDEGVVAGAGADEYAAHWLVGCDGGRSTVRGLAGFEFAGTEPQFTGYSMHATVADPEKLRPGFNLTPTGMYLQPPNDGQIGMMDFDGGAFDRSQPPTLDHLQAVLRRVSGTDVTLSEVHLVSTFTDRAMQTTTYRQGRVLLAGDAAHIHSPLGGQGLNTGIGDAMNLGWKLAATVHGYAPDGILDTYTSERRPIAEKVLDWSRAQVAAMRPDPHAQAIQGVIRDLIGTRDGATYVFERTSGSSIRYDLGGEHPLVGRNAPDFRLANGPRLGDLMRDGRGVALDFSTDRCLRGSAVGWESRMRYVAGPARNDLGLDAVLVRPDGVVVWAGDRTPDREAFEQAASRWFGGPEI; encoded by the coding sequence GTGCATGACGTAGTGATCGTGGGCGCTGGCCCGGTCGGTCTGTTCCTTGCCTGCGAGCTGGGCCTCGCGGGCTGCTCTGTCCTGGTGCTCGAGCGCGAGCCGGGACCCCACTCTCCGTTCAAGGCGGAGCCGCTCGGGATGCGGGGCCTGTCCGCCGCATCGGTCGAGGCGTTCTACCGCCGTGGGATGCTGCACCAGGTTCTGACGGCGTCGGGCGTCCACGACGATCCCGGCGCGGACCCCGACGCGGACGAGCCGTCAGCCCCTCGTCACGGTGGCCACTTCGCCGGCATGGTGCTCGATCCGGCCAAGGTCGACGTGGCCGCCCTGCCGTACCGGCTTTCCAGCCCGGCACCGCAGGGCCTGTTGACCTACCTCGAATCGGTCGAGGCCGTGCTGTCCGAGCAGGCGTCCAAGCTCGGAGTGGAGATCAAGCGCGGCGTCACGGTCTCCGCCATCGCCCAGAACGACGAGGGCGTGGTCGCGGGGGCCGGCGCGGACGAGTACGCGGCGCACTGGCTCGTCGGCTGCGACGGCGGACGCAGTACGGTGCGTGGGCTCGCCGGCTTCGAATTCGCCGGCACCGAGCCGCAGTTCACCGGCTACAGCATGCACGCCACCGTCGCCGATCCCGAGAAGCTGCGCCCCGGGTTCAATCTGACGCCGACGGGCATGTACCTCCAGCCGCCCAACGACGGGCAGATCGGCATGATGGACTTCGACGGCGGCGCCTTCGATCGCTCGCAGCCGCCGACTCTCGACCATCTCCAGGCGGTTCTGCGCCGTGTGTCCGGCACCGACGTGACACTGAGCGAGGTCCATCTCGTCTCGACCTTCACCGATCGGGCGATGCAGACGACGACCTACCGGCAGGGACGCGTCCTGCTCGCGGGCGACGCCGCTCACATCCACTCCCCCCTTGGCGGGCAGGGACTCAACACCGGCATCGGCGACGCCATGAACCTGGGTTGGAAGCTCGCGGCGACGGTGCACGGGTACGCGCCCGACGGGATTCTCGACACCTACACCAGCGAGCGCCGTCCGATCGCCGAAAAGGTGCTCGACTGGTCGCGCGCCCAGGTGGCGGCCATGCGGCCGGACCCACATGCCCAAGCGATCCAAGGAGTGATACGCGACCTGATCGGGACCCGTGACGGAGCGACGTACGTGTTCGAGAGGACATCGGGATCGTCGATCCGTTACGACCTTGGCGGCGAGCATCCACTGGTCGGCCGCAACGCCCCGGATTTTCGCCTCGCGAACGGCCCTCGCCTCGGCGACCTGATGCGGGACGGACGGGGCGTCGCGCTCGATTTCAGCACCGACCGATGCCTGCGCGGTTCAGCGGTGGGCTGGGAGAGCCGGATGCGGTATGTGGCCGGTCCGGCGAGAAACGATCTCGGATTGGATGCCGTGCTGGTCCGACCCGACGGCGTCGTCGTCTGGGCGGGTGATCGCACTCCTGATCGTGAAGCGTTTGAGCAGGCCGCCAGCCGTTGGTTCGGTGGTCCGGAAATCTGA
- a CDS encoding helix-turn-helix domain-containing protein, with amino-acid sequence MKWNLRWVAAGRDIWRPSDLKTAFEAVGFTPSLSKVCALWSQAPVTVRLDDLDMICAGLECTVADLMEAESLATEESGRQDGQQAVGGSLRSGSGGRPVPKQSGGKGGLRRLPPN; translated from the coding sequence GTGAAGTGGAATCTGCGCTGGGTGGCGGCCGGAAGGGACATCTGGCGGCCCAGTGATCTGAAGACCGCGTTTGAGGCGGTCGGGTTCACGCCGTCGCTGAGCAAGGTGTGTGCGCTGTGGTCGCAGGCGCCGGTGACTGTGCGGCTGGATGATCTCGACATGATCTGTGCCGGCCTGGAGTGCACGGTCGCGGACCTGATGGAGGCCGAGTCGCTCGCCACCGAGGAGAGCGGCAGGCAGGACGGGCAGCAGGCGGTCGGCGGGAGCCTGCGCTCGGGCAGCGGTGGCCGGCCGGTGCCGAAGCAGTCTGGTGGCAAGGGCGGTCTGCGTCGTCTGCCGCCGAACTGA
- a CDS encoding SigE family RNA polymerase sigma factor yields the protein MDPRKHRTAVLEFEEYVRTRHDALLRSARRLVGDPLDAQDLLQIALLRTYRQWGRIADKRLADAYLRRVMINTRTEWWRARKLEEIPTAHIPEASVKDTSDQHADRSLLTEVLKRLTPKQRSVVVLRYCEQMTTFETAATLGMAPGTVKSTLHRALTQLRQEIAR from the coding sequence ATGGATCCCCGCAAGCATCGCACCGCGGTGCTGGAATTCGAGGAGTACGTCCGTACCCGGCACGACGCTCTGCTGCGCAGTGCCCGGCGCCTGGTCGGCGACCCACTCGACGCCCAGGACCTCCTGCAGATCGCACTGTTACGCACGTACCGCCAGTGGGGACGCATCGCCGACAAACGGCTCGCGGACGCCTACCTGCGCCGCGTCATGATCAACACGCGCACGGAGTGGTGGCGGGCACGGAAGCTGGAAGAAATTCCGACCGCACACATACCCGAGGCGTCCGTCAAGGACACCAGCGACCAGCACGCCGACAGGTCCTTGTTGACGGAAGTCCTGAAGCGTCTGACCCCCAAGCAGCGCAGCGTCGTCGTGCTTCGGTACTGCGAGCAGATGACCACGTTCGAGACCGCCGCCACTCTCGGCATGGCCCCCGGAACGGTCAAAAGCACACTTCACCGCGCCCTCACCCAACTCCGTCAGGAGATCGCACGCTGA
- a CDS encoding response regulator transcription factor — MRVLVVEDDRRMAELLRRGLVGEGWAVDVVHDGPSGLERAGENPYDAIVLDVMLPGLNGYGVCGRLREAGIWAPVLMLTAMDGEYDEAEGLDVGADDYVTKPFSFVTLLARLRALMRRGQPQRPAVLRVGDLEVDPAARHCRRGTVPVALTVREFSVLEYLARRGGQTVTKTEILEHVWDDRFDGDVNVVEVYVSALRRKIDTPFGRRSIRTVRGVGYRLDVAPEGAC, encoded by the coding sequence ATGCGCGTACTGGTGGTTGAGGACGACCGGCGGATGGCGGAGCTGCTGCGGCGCGGCCTGGTCGGTGAGGGATGGGCGGTCGATGTCGTGCACGACGGACCGTCGGGGCTCGAGCGGGCGGGCGAGAACCCGTACGACGCGATCGTGCTGGACGTGATGCTGCCGGGCCTGAACGGATACGGAGTGTGCGGCCGGCTGCGTGAGGCGGGCATCTGGGCGCCGGTGCTGATGCTGACGGCGATGGACGGGGAGTACGACGAGGCGGAAGGCCTGGATGTCGGTGCGGACGACTACGTGACCAAGCCGTTCTCGTTCGTGACGCTCCTGGCCCGGCTGCGCGCGCTGATGCGGCGCGGACAGCCGCAACGCCCCGCCGTGCTGCGCGTCGGGGACCTGGAGGTGGACCCCGCGGCCCGGCACTGCCGTCGCGGCACGGTGCCGGTGGCCCTGACGGTGCGGGAGTTCTCGGTCCTGGAGTACCTGGCGCGGCGCGGCGGTCAGACGGTCACGAAGACGGAGATCCTGGAGCACGTCTGGGACGACCGGTTCGATGGAGACGTCAACGTGGTCGAGGTCTACGTCAGCGCCCTGCGCCGCAAGATCGACACCCCCTTCGGACGGCGGTCCATCCGCACCGTCCGGGGGGTCGGCTACCGGCTCGACGTTGCCCCGGAGGGCGCATGCTGA
- a CDS encoding sensor histidine kinase, with translation MLRARRAGRAERGLRLGSVRLRLTLAATALAAVLLTLAAVASAVAVRNSLVASAIERVTNGTSAEVAESPVCETGPDNTSCVEPPPDSSPDPRDTRPLVRGEHLSLWPWTDPHDATFVASEQADGTFPPDVWADQQRLNTTVWRLAGGTLVLTLVTAGGTWLVVSRALKPLDGIRKQFAALSLSSLDQRIPTARGGREFTQLVATMNNALDRLDEAAARQRQFTSDVAHELRTPLACLRAELELALAPSGNAHWPDAARDALHDTLHVQDITTNLLLLARLDAQAPHSKTLLTKQVDLPDLIRDAVARRDVPDHLSLVVAAPDEPVAVTGHPGLLARVLANLLGNAERHAATTIAVALTLDHERRQAVLDVANDGPPISPEHRETIFERFSRLDDARTRDAGGTGLGLAIARRITTLHHGTLTLAPSQEDQPGARFTVRLPLAHEDVLPLVTELLHAWDQPDDIPELFTHNAGHQPLEDVVPDLARALITAGRDHHLHALLLHVARKAPAWEVTGLADILRDEGMPAAADELLAARTARVR, from the coding sequence ATGCTGAGGGCTCGTCGGGCCGGGCGAGCCGAGCGCGGTCTGCGCCTGGGCAGCGTGCGACTGCGGTTGACACTGGCCGCGACCGCCCTGGCCGCCGTCCTGCTGACGCTGGCCGCCGTCGCCAGCGCCGTCGCCGTGCGCAACTCGTTGGTGGCCTCGGCGATCGAGCGGGTCACCAACGGCACAAGCGCCGAGGTGGCCGAGTCGCCCGTGTGCGAAACCGGTCCCGACAACACGTCCTGCGTCGAACCGCCTCCCGACTCGTCCCCCGACCCGCGTGACACGCGCCCCCTGGTCCGAGGCGAACACCTGTCCCTGTGGCCATGGACCGACCCGCACGACGCCACGTTCGTCGCATCGGAACAGGCCGACGGGACGTTCCCGCCGGACGTCTGGGCGGACCAGCAACGCCTGAACACCACCGTGTGGCGGCTCGCCGGCGGCACGCTGGTGCTCACCCTGGTGACTGCCGGCGGGACATGGCTGGTCGTCAGCCGGGCCCTGAAACCGTTGGACGGAATCCGCAAACAGTTCGCCGCACTGAGCCTGAGCAGCCTCGACCAGCGCATACCGACGGCGCGCGGCGGCCGGGAGTTCACGCAACTGGTGGCGACGATGAACAACGCCCTGGACCGGCTCGATGAAGCGGCCGCCCGGCAACGGCAATTCACCTCCGACGTCGCCCACGAACTGCGCACCCCGCTCGCCTGTCTGCGCGCCGAACTCGAACTCGCGCTCGCCCCCTCCGGGAACGCCCACTGGCCCGACGCCGCCCGTGACGCTCTGCACGACACTCTTCATGTCCAGGACATCACCACGAACCTGCTGCTCCTGGCCCGCCTCGACGCCCAAGCCCCACACTCGAAGACCCTCCTGACCAAGCAAGTCGACCTGCCCGACCTGATCCGCGACGCGGTCGCCCGCCGTGACGTACCCGATCACCTGAGCCTGGTCGTCGCCGCACCCGACGAACCCGTGGCCGTGACCGGCCACCCGGGCCTGCTCGCCCGCGTCCTGGCCAACCTTCTCGGCAACGCCGAACGCCACGCGGCCACCACCATCGCCGTCGCGCTCACCCTGGACCACGAACGCCGACAAGCCGTACTCGACGTGGCCAACGACGGCCCGCCCATCTCGCCCGAACACCGGGAGACCATCTTCGAACGCTTCAGTCGGCTCGACGACGCCCGCACACGGGACGCCGGGGGCACCGGCCTCGGCCTGGCCATCGCCCGCCGCATCACCACACTCCACCACGGGACCCTCACCCTCGCCCCCAGCCAGGAAGACCAACCAGGCGCCCGGTTCACCGTACGACTGCCCCTCGCCCACGAGGACGTCCTGCCGCTGGTCACCGAACTCCTGCACGCTTGGGACCAGCCCGACGACATCCCCGAACTCTTCACCCACAACGCCGGACACCAGCCCCTCGAAGACGTCGTGCCCGACCTGGCACGCGCCCTCATCACAGCCGGACGCGACCACCACCTCCACGCACTGCTCCTCCACGTCGCCCGGAAGGCACCCGCCTGGGAAGTCACCGGCCTCGCCGACATCCTCCGCGACGAAGGCATGCCCGCAGCCGCCGACGAACTGCTCGCCGCCCGCACCGCACGTGTTCGTTGA
- a CDS encoding winged helix-turn-helix transcriptional regulator — protein MTTRPTGPLTARGDLFEPDCPTRRLLDRIGTKWTSMAIKVLSEAAPEEVRFAELQRRMPGVSQKMLSATLRNLTRDGLVTRRVQPTVPPRVHYRITALGLSLEVPLAALRSWAEEHMAEIDTYRHRHAEQNANDQD, from the coding sequence GTGACCACCCGCCCGACGGGTCCCCTCACCGCACGCGGGGACCTCTTCGAACCGGACTGCCCGACGCGCCGGCTGCTCGACAGGATCGGCACGAAATGGACGTCCATGGCGATCAAGGTGCTCTCCGAGGCCGCCCCGGAGGAGGTGCGCTTCGCCGAGCTCCAGCGCAGGATGCCCGGCGTGTCGCAGAAGATGCTGTCGGCGACCCTGCGAAACCTCACCCGCGACGGCCTGGTCACCCGCCGAGTCCAGCCGACCGTCCCTCCCCGCGTGCACTACCGGATCACCGCACTGGGGCTGTCTCTTGAGGTGCCGCTCGCCGCGCTCCGGTCCTGGGCCGAGGAACACATGGCCGAGATCGACACCTACCGCCACCGCCACGCCGAACAGAACGCGAACGACCAGGACTGA
- a CDS encoding alpha/beta fold hydrolase, whose amino-acid sequence MSHVSPPPPARHAAGPGKHPDVEIRTVAVNGVALRVALAGEGPALLLLHGFPHTWELWRAVIGPLARRHRVIAPDLRWLATGREAPAGEPTGAGYDAATLARDAECLLEALGATRAAVAGIDAGAPPAFLLALRRPDLVRRLVLMESLLGGLPSGGTGDGWPAAGGPRWWFGFHSEPGLAESVLTGHEDRYIGWFLDQGTLGRGVPTALREAFITAYTGEDVLCRAFSYYRALPASARQLQDAAATARLTMPTMAVGAHPIGAALEQQLRPIADDLIGHVLEDCGHIIPLDRPAALLALLQPFLAADITT is encoded by the coding sequence ATGTCCCACGTGTCGCCCCCGCCGCCCGCCCGCCACGCCGCCGGTCCGGGCAAACATCCGGACGTGGAGATACGCACCGTCGCCGTCAACGGCGTGGCACTCAGGGTGGCCCTCGCCGGCGAGGGCCCCGCACTCCTGCTGCTGCACGGCTTCCCGCACACCTGGGAACTGTGGCGGGCGGTCATCGGCCCGCTGGCCCGACGCCACCGGGTGATCGCACCGGACCTGCGGTGGCTGGCCACCGGCCGAGAAGCGCCCGCGGGGGAGCCCACGGGAGCGGGATACGACGCCGCGACACTCGCACGGGACGCAGAGTGCCTGCTGGAAGCACTCGGCGCCACGCGCGCCGCTGTGGCCGGCATCGACGCGGGAGCCCCTCCCGCCTTCCTGCTCGCCCTGCGGCGCCCCGACCTCGTCCGGCGACTGGTGCTGATGGAGTCGCTCCTCGGCGGACTGCCGAGCGGCGGTACGGGCGACGGGTGGCCCGCGGCGGGCGGGCCCCGGTGGTGGTTCGGCTTCCACTCCGAGCCCGGTCTCGCGGAGTCCGTGCTGACCGGCCACGAGGACCGGTACATCGGCTGGTTCCTCGACCAAGGCACGCTCGGTCGCGGCGTCCCCACCGCGCTCCGCGAGGCGTTCATCACCGCCTACACCGGTGAGGACGTCCTGTGCCGCGCCTTCTCCTACTACCGCGCCCTGCCCGCCAGCGCCCGACAGCTCCAGGACGCCGCCGCCACGGCCCGGCTCACGATGCCCACCATGGCCGTCGGAGCGCACCCCATCGGTGCCGCGCTCGAACAGCAACTGCGCCCGATCGCCGACGACCTGATCGGCCATGTCCTCGAGGACTGCGGCCACATCATCCCGCTGGACCGCCCCGCGGCCCTGCTCGCACTGCTCCAGCCCTTCCTGGCGGCCGACATCACCACATGA